In the genome of Longimicrobium terrae, the window CGTGGACCGCTACGTGACCCTCGAGAACCGCTCGTGGCACGCGGGGGTCAACCAGTCGCTGCGCTGGAACGGCAAGCCGCTGGCGGGCGACGCGGACTTCAAGGGCACCCGCACCACCATCGGCATCGAGACGTCGCACATCGGCGCGGCCATCGACGGCGTGGCGGCCGAGGCGGACTGGATCCACACCGCCACGCCGCTGGGCAAGCCCCTCCGCGTGCAGCCGTGGACGACCGAGCAGATCGCCATGTGCATCGAGGTGGGGCGCGAAATCGTGCGCCGCTGGCCGCACATCCGGCCAGAAGACCATCACGGCCACCACGACATCTGCCCGGTGGACGCGCAGGGCCGGGCGTACAAGATCGACGTCTGCGGATTCCCCTTCGCCAAGGTGCTGCGCGGCATCTACCCGGACGCGGTGGTGCCGGACGTGTGGACGCCGCTGGAGACGGTGCGGCAGCGGCAGCGCGCGCTGATCGCCCTGAACTTCAACCTGGGGGCGAGCGGCGCGGACGGGGACTGGGGCTCCAAATCGCGCACCGCGCTGCTGCTGTTTCAGCGGCAGCAGAACCTTGCGCAGAACGGGCTGTGGAGCACCTTCGTGAGCCGCGCCGTCTACCGCGAACTCAAGCAGGCCGGCCGCGACCCGGTTGCCGTCACCGCGGGCCCGCTCTGACGCAGGCGTCCGGCGGTTTCCCCACGCCGCGCAAGCCGCCGCACGCTGGTCCGCGTGCGGCGGCTTCGCTATTCTGGGCCGTGGATCAAACCCGCCCAACCCCGGACCGGAACGCTCGCGTGAACATCCTGGTGCT includes:
- a CDS encoding N-acetylmuramoyl-L-alanine amidase is translated as MSDTIAGTGSVHVASLPFQFRNFLIPVADGQAVSRGWLSRHGNKPLGVTWHWAVTRRLSVLRAVIGGANAERKGEASAHYGVGRTFDEGVDRYVTLENRSWHAGVNQSLRWNGKPLAGDADFKGTRTTIGIETSHIGAAIDGVAAEADWIHTATPLGKPLRVQPWTTEQIAMCIEVGREIVRRWPHIRPEDHHGHHDICPVDAQGRAYKIDVCGFPFAKVLRGIYPDAVVPDVWTPLETVRQRQRALIALNFNLGASGADGDWGSKSRTALLLFQRQQNLAQNGLWSTFVSRAVYRELKQAGRDPVAVTAGPL